A single genomic interval of Mucilaginibacter robiniae harbors:
- a CDS encoding rhamnogalacturonan lyase: MLYTIPVLNLKKYLAAAVVTTTLVSSCLVSSAQKQMENLDRGLIAVNEGQGKVFLSWRMLGTELDNIAYNLYHQTGNRQAIKLNPQPLTGGTNFTEAGVDSTQSNTWFVKAVVNGHEEAAGKPCMLKANATAQPYLSVPLRTPQGYTPNDASVGDLDGDGEYEIVIHQTGRGRDNSQSGLTDPSILQAYKLDGTFLWQINLGHNIREGAHYTQFMVYDLDGDGIAEIACKTADGTIDGRGKVIGDSTKRYANNQGRILEGPEYFTIFDGRTGAALATTDYIPARGDISKWGGKGGNGGNDSYGNRVDRFLACIAYLDGIHPSVVMCRGYYGRTVLAAWDWQNHKLTSRWVFDTHDMDNPYSGMGNHNLTVADVDGDGKDEIVYGSMCVDDNGKGLYTTGLRHGDAVHVSDLDPSRPGLEVFGVHELEDGAKGIGTAFFDAKTGEILWKGDMDMDVGRGLSADIDPRYAGVENWGGTEGLKTCKGEKIGISPRSVNFAVWWDGDLLRELLDGNKVYKWDYTTSVMNPLLTATGCLANNGSKSTPALSADLFGDWREEVVLRTQDNQALHIYTTTIPTTYRFRTLMHDPQYRVSIAWQNVGYNQPPYTSFFLGDGMKKPAKPNITLVKKK, translated from the coding sequence ATGCTTTACACAATACCGGTTTTAAACTTAAAAAAGTATTTGGCAGCAGCTGTAGTAACCACAACGCTGGTAAGCAGCTGTTTGGTTAGCTCCGCCCAAAAACAGATGGAAAATCTGGATCGCGGTTTAATTGCCGTTAACGAGGGACAAGGCAAGGTGTTTTTAAGCTGGCGTATGCTGGGAACTGAGCTTGATAATATAGCTTACAACCTATATCACCAAACCGGCAACCGGCAAGCGATAAAATTAAATCCGCAACCACTTACCGGTGGTACCAACTTTACGGAAGCCGGTGTGGATAGCACCCAAAGCAACACTTGGTTTGTAAAGGCTGTGGTGAACGGGCATGAAGAAGCCGCTGGTAAGCCTTGCATGTTGAAGGCCAATGCTACAGCGCAGCCTTACCTCAGCGTGCCTTTGCGCACACCGCAAGGCTACACACCTAATGATGCTTCAGTAGGTGACCTGGATGGTGATGGTGAGTACGAGATTGTAATTCATCAAACTGGCAGGGGTAGAGATAATTCACAATCGGGGTTAACCGATCCGTCTATTTTACAGGCTTACAAGCTGGATGGTACTTTTTTGTGGCAGATTAATTTGGGGCACAACATTCGCGAAGGCGCACACTATACGCAGTTTATGGTATATGATCTGGATGGTGATGGTATTGCTGAAATTGCCTGTAAAACAGCCGACGGAACTATAGATGGCCGGGGCAAAGTGATAGGTGATTCCACCAAGCGTTATGCCAATAACCAAGGGCGAATTTTAGAGGGGCCTGAATACTTTACCATATTTGATGGCCGTACAGGTGCTGCATTGGCTACTACCGATTATATCCCAGCCCGGGGCGATATCAGCAAATGGGGTGGCAAGGGGGGTAACGGCGGTAATGATAGTTACGGCAATCGTGTTGACCGATTTTTGGCTTGCATCGCTTATCTGGATGGCATACACCCCAGCGTGGTGATGTGCCGGGGCTATTACGGTCGTACTGTTTTAGCCGCCTGGGATTGGCAAAACCATAAATTAACTTCAAGGTGGGTGTTTGATACGCACGATATGGATAATCCTTACTCAGGTATGGGGAACCATAACCTGACGGTGGCTGATGTGGATGGCGATGGCAAAGACGAAATTGTTTACGGCTCTATGTGTGTGGATGATAATGGCAAAGGTTTATACACTACCGGCTTAAGGCATGGTGATGCCGTGCATGTAAGTGATCTGGATCCATCGCGCCCTGGTTTGGAAGTGTTTGGCGTACATGAACTGGAGGATGGTGCTAAGGGTATAGGTACTGCGTTTTTTGATGCTAAAACCGGTGAGATTTTGTGGAAAGGCGATATGGATATGGATGTAGGCCGCGGTCTTTCGGCTGATATCGACCCACGATATGCAGGCGTTGAAAACTGGGGTGGTACAGAAGGATTAAAAACCTGTAAAGGTGAAAAAATAGGCATATCACCACGGTCGGTGAACTTTGCCGTATGGTGGGATGGTGATTTGTTGCGTGAATTGCTGGATGGCAATAAAGTTTACAAATGGGATTATACCACCAGTGTAATGAACCCGCTTTTAACCGCCACAGGCTGTTTAGCCAACAATGGCAGTAAATCTACCCCAGCTTTAAGTGCCGATTTATTTGGCGACTGGCGCGAAGAAGTAGTACTCAGAACTCAGGACAATCAGGCTTTGCATATTTACACCACTACTATACCCACCACCTATCGCTTTCGTACCCTCATGCACGATCCGCAATACCGGGTAAGTATTGCCTGGCAAAATGTTGGCTACAACCAGCCGC